In bacterium, the genomic stretch CTCTTCAAATTTTATTTTCCTGTCCAAATGTCGCAGATCGTACACCCAATCATTTTCAAATTCGATATCGTCGGCTGACGATCGTGCATCGTAACCTTTTTCATTGAATACTTCGGCGGCGATTTTTGACAAACGCATTTTCAAAATATCCGTCGCATTTTTTACAGCCATTCCGTTGAGATCGGTTCCGGCTGAAGCCGCTGTAGCCGAAGTGTTGGGAACTTTTGAAGTATTCGTGGCCGTCACTTTGACGCGTGCGTAACTCACACCCAATTCCTTGGCGGCAATTTGCGCGATTTTCGTATGTAAGCCTTGCCCCATTTCCGTGCCGCCATGATTAACCTGGATCGTTCCGTCTTTATATATGTGTACAAGTGCGCCGGCCTGATTGAGATAGGATGTAGTAAACGAAATGCCGAACTTTACCGGCGTCATTGCAATGCCTTTTTTGTAAAATTCGTTAGTCGCATTAAATGCCAAGACAGCTTCACGCCGTGTAGCATATTCGGAAGATCGCATTAATTGTTCGTACAGCATCGGCAATCGATTATTGTCAACGGTTTCGCCGTAATGTGTAATATTGCGATCACGGAGCCCATAGAAATTCATGGATCGAATTTCTGCCGGATCTTTTTTCAGATAACGTGCAATGCAGTCGACGACATGTTCAATCGTAGCCATGCCTTGCGGGCCTCCGAATCCGCGAAAAGCCGTATTGGACGGTAAATTCGTTTTCCACGCACGGCCCGTTACGCGCATATTCGGTATATAATACGCATTGTCGGCGTGTAGCATGGCGCGTTCCAAAATCGCCATCGACAAATCCGTTGCCGAGCCAGCGTCTGAATTCAATTCAAATTTTACCGCTTGAATTTTTCCGTCATTGTTAAATCCGGCTTCATACTTGATGAGAAACCGATGGCGCTTACCGGTCATGATTTGATCATCGTCACGGAATAATCGTATTTTCACCGGTCTCCCCGTCGCACGGCATAACAGCGCCGCCCATGCAGCAACGTGATTCGCCTGCGTTTCTTTGCCGCCAAATCCGCCACCCATCCTCCGTACTTCTACAACCACTTCGTTTTTGGGAATTCCTAAAACTTCTGCAACGATCGCTTGCGTTTCGCTCGGATGTTGTGTCGAGCTGTAAGCCGTTATTTCACGGCTTTCACCTGGAACACACAAACACGTCTGCATTTCCAAATACCAATGTTCCTGTGCTCCCGTACTCAATGTACCAGAAATAGTATGCGCACATTTTTTGAATTCATTTTCCACATCGCCGGT encodes the following:
- a CDS encoding molybdopterin-dependent oxidoreductase, whose amino-acid sequence is MTFPHESAIKHVTGEAVYIDDMLVNERLLIGRVVYSSHAHAQIKSFDLTAAKKFPGVYAVLSYNDIPGVNQMGPVVHDEWCLAEKEVTFAGQAMFLIAAETDEACREAEKLIRVEYEPLDAILDIETAIRKNTRLGAEKKIETGDVENEFKKCAHTISGTLSTGAQEHWYLEMQTCLCVPGESREITAYSSTQHPSETQAIVAEVLGIPKNEVVVEVRRMGGGFGGKETQANHVAAWAALLCRATGRPVKIRLFRDDDQIMTGKRHRFLIKYEAGFNNDGKIQAVKFELNSDAGSATDLSMAILERAMLHADNAYYIPNMRVTGRAWKTNLPSNTAFRGFGGPQGMATIEHVVDCIARYLKKDPAEIRSMNFYGLRDRNITHYGETVDNNRLPMLYEQLMRSSEYATRREAVLAFNATNEFYKKGIAMTPVKFGISFTTSYLNQAGALVHIYKDGTIQVNHGGTEMGQGLHTKIAQIAAKELGVSYARVKVTATNTSKVPNTSATAASAGTDLNGMAVKNATDILKMRLSKIAAEVFNEKGYDARSSADDIEFENDWVYDLRHLDRKIKFEE